The Fibrobacter sp. UWP2 genome segment GTCTCTCGGGCTGTTTCTGCAATGCCAAAAACGCAGCAAGAAAAACTTGCGTTGCTTGTTGACGATATACGGATGAACGGCCCCGTCAGAACAAATTGGCCAAATTATGGAATATTGGCAGGAACATCAACTCATCATTGCCATCTTTCCCACAAATGGGTGGCATGTTGGATTGAAACGGAAAAAGGTATAACGGTGGAGGTTACATATGCAGGCAGTCGTGGAAGCGCCCCCTATGCAGATCACTGATGAACCGGTGTCGTTCAAGGTCTCGGGCAAGAATATCCCGAAACCTGTCATTGCCTTTTTGGATGCACTGTTCCCCGATTCCGTCCGTATCGACGAGGACGACGATGTCCTTGAGCCGGTGGAAGGGATGGACTGGTACAAGAAGGCCAAAAAAAGGATTGATCCTGCCAAGGCGTTGAAAATAATGCGCGTGAATGCTGGTCTTACGCAGGCGCAGTTGGCACAAAAGGTCGGTCTCGCGAAGCAGAACTACAATTCGCTTGAGCGGGGGGCCAGGCCCATTTCTATGCTCATGTCAAAGAAGTTGGCCGATGCTCTCGGGACATCCTATTTGATGTTTTTCCGTGAAAATAAAAGCCGGAAGCTTTAAATGCTTGGCGAAATAAACGGCAGGGAACGCCCGTGATTCCTTGATGTCAACAATAGTTGCATAATTAGATTCCGGGTCAAGCCCGGAATGACGAGGGAGGAAAATAGGGTGAAAGGGCCAGTAACAAAGCCCTTTTTTTGTTTATACGCAAATTTATTTCCTAAATTTCCCCGCATGGAACAAAATACCCAACAAACGATTAGCGTTGCGGCTGTGGCTCAACCGCAGTCCGGCAACACCATCACCCTCCTCGAGGCTCTTGCCATCCTCTGGAAGAACAAGTTCAGGCTTATGTTGTTTGTCTTGTTCGGCGCCTTTATTGGTGCCGTGGTGGGTTTTTGGATACGCCCGGCCTTTACGAGCGACGCGCTTTTG includes the following:
- a CDS encoding helix-turn-helix transcriptional regulator, coding for MQITDEPVSFKVSGKNIPKPVIAFLDALFPDSVRIDEDDDVLEPVEGMDWYKKAKKRIDPAKALKIMRVNAGLTQAQLAQKVGLAKQNYNSLERGARPISMLMSKKLADALGTSYLMFFRENKSRKL